CATGGCCTGCTGTTAGCGCTGACGCCCGTTGTCGCACAGCTCAACGGTTCTGGCCGACGCGATCGCATCTCTCATCAGGTGCGACAGTCCTTTTTCCTCGCTGCCATTATTTCTGTGCTTACGATGCTGGTGCTGTATCAGGGGGAATACGCCATTAACCTGATGAGCGACGGTTCGCCGGAGCTGGCAGCGAAAGCCATCGGCTATTTGCATGCGCTGCTGTGGGGCGTTCCCGGCTATCTGTTCTATCAGGTTTTACGCTGCCAGTGTGAAGGGCTATCCAAAACCTACCCCGGCATGATGATTGGATTCATCGGGCTGTTGATCAACATCCCGATCAACTACATCTTTATCCACGGTAAATTTGGCATGCCCGAACTGGGCGGCGTCGGCTGCGGCGTGGCTACCGCCTCGGTTTACTGGATCATGATGCTCTTGATGATGCTTTATACCCGACGCGCTTCCTGGCTACGCGATATCCGCCTGCACCGTCCCGCCTTCCGCCCGGACGTTGCCGTGCTGAAGCGCCTCTTTGGCCTCGGTTTACCTATCGCGCTGGCACTGCTTTTTGAAGTGACACTGTTTGCCGTGGTGGCGCTGTTGGTGTTGCCGCTGGGCGTCGTCGATGTGGCGGGTCACCAGATTGCCCTGAACTTCAGCTCGCTGATGTTCGTTCTTCCGCTCTCGGTCGGTGTCGCCACGACCATTCGCGTCGGGCATCGCTTAGGAGAAGGCTCGGTTGAGAACGCCCGCATTGCCGCGCACACCGGTATCATGGCGGGTGTGGCCTTAGCCTGCTGCACAGCCATTTTCACCACGCTACTGCGTGAACCTATCGCCCTGCTCTACAATCAGGATCCGCTGGTTGTGGCGATGGCTTCTCAGCTCATGTTGCTGGCCGCCGTTTATCAAATTTCCGATGCCGTTCAGGTGATCGGCACTGGCGTTTTGCGCGGCTATAAAGATACCCGTTCAATTTTCTATATTACCTTTGTCGCCTATTGGGTATTAGGATTACCGAGCGGTTACCTGCTGGCGTTGACGGATAGCATCGTACCGCGCATGGGGCCTGCGGGCTTCTGGTGTGGATTTATCATTGGCCTGACGGCAGCGGCCGTGATGATGGTGACGCGGATTCGTTTTCTCCAGCGCCAACCCGCCGCACGGATTTTAGCGCGCGCCGCTCGCTAGATAACGTTTCATCCAGTTTACGTCGAAAAAAACGACAGAATGGATACAACCCCAGCAATCGCACTGGCAAGAGCACAAAATTGCATTTTTCCTCTTGCCAGTTTTCCGCTCGCTCGCTACTATTCGCCTCGCTGTCAGGCAGGCAGTTCGGTATCTCAATGCGTTCATAGCTCAGTTGGTTAGAGCACCACCTTGACATGGTGGGGGTCGTTGGTTCGAGTCCAATTGAACGCACCATTCCTTGTTTTTCCTCCTTCGTTCCTTTTAAGCTACCGTTCATTTTTCACTATTTCATGAAATAAACGCGCTGATTCTCATTCGTTTATGTTCTCTACTTCGCCCATTAAGTAACTAAATTAACTATTAAGTAACTAATTTAACACCCATTTTGCACTTCTTCGTTTCATCTGACCCGATTCAGCTAAAACTATTTAATAACCACCCATTATATAAGTGTATATAGCACCACGTTGGTATCCCTTTTTTACCTCTTAAAATCAGGATGTCAGGACACCGCTATGCACGATTATTTATATTTTTTGCTGGGTAGCTTCCCACTGTTGGTCATGATTGTTCTTATCCTAAAAGTAAAAACGCCTATTCATCACGCGGTACTGATTACGCTGGCGCTCACCGTGATTATCACTGCGATATTCTGGCACACGCCGCTGAAAACGCTGGGGTTAGCAGCAAGCTATGGCGCGCTGAAAGGACTATGGCCCATTATTATCGTTATTCTGGGGGCAATATACAGTTATAACCTGATGCAAAAGACACGCAGTATGGA
The nucleotide sequence above comes from Pectobacterium brasiliense. Encoded proteins:
- a CDS encoding MATE family efflux transporter, whose protein sequence is MQQYLTEARKLSVLAVPVIIAQVSQTSMGVVDTIMAGAYSATDMAAVAVGTSIWLPAILFGHGLLLALTPVVAQLNGSGRRDRISHQVRQSFFLAAIISVLTMLVLYQGEYAINLMSDGSPELAAKAIGYLHALLWGVPGYLFYQVLRCQCEGLSKTYPGMMIGFIGLLINIPINYIFIHGKFGMPELGGVGCGVATASVYWIMMLLMMLYTRRASWLRDIRLHRPAFRPDVAVLKRLFGLGLPIALALLFEVTLFAVVALLVLPLGVVDVAGHQIALNFSSLMFVLPLSVGVATTIRVGHRLGEGSVENARIAAHTGIMAGVALACCTAIFTTLLREPIALLYNQDPLVVAMASQLMLLAAVYQISDAVQVIGTGVLRGYKDTRSIFYITFVAYWVLGLPSGYLLALTDSIVPRMGPAGFWCGFIIGLTAAAVMMVTRIRFLQRQPAARILARAAR